In Panacibacter microcysteis, the genomic stretch AATACTGTTCAGCTCCGGTTGTGTCACTCACTTGTACTGTTACATCTATATGCAACTATTAATATCCTGTTAAATAACCAACTTCTAATTGAAATAAATGGAAGCAGTGAGGCGCAAAAGCATTCGCTGATAGCTGCTGTGAAAGTATGACATTATAGATAACAACAAAGGCTTTTTTTATTAGCCACTTCAACTATTTTAGCAGCATGCAACATTTTATTGCCATTGACCTTGGCACTACACATTCTAAGGCGGTAATTGCAGACGGGCAGGGATCTGTTATGCATGTTGCCAAAGCAAATGTAGTATCGCTTATTGAAGAAGACGGGGCTCACACGCAGGATGCAGAAGCCATCTATAACAACGTCGTTCAACTACTGCAGGAGTCTTGTGCCTTCTCCGTTGCTGCCGGCGCACGCATTGCCTGTGTAAGTTTCAGCGCGGCCATGCATAGTTTCCTGGCTGTAGACAGCAGTGGTAAACCGCTGATGCCTGCAATGACGTGGGCAGACAGCCGTAGTAAAAAATATGCGCAACAACTGAGGCCCACCGAACAGGGAAAAGATATCTATAAAAATACAGGTACCGCCATACATACCATGTCGCCACTGTGCAAACTATTATGGCTGAAAAATGAACGCCCTGCACTATTTAACGAAGCTGCAAAATTTATCTCGATCAAAGAATACATATGCTTCCGGCTGTTTGATACATATATCATTGATGAGGGTATTGCATCTGCTACTGGTCTTTACAATATCTATTCCCATGCCTGGCACACACCTTCACTTATGCTTGCCGGGATTGATGAACAGAAACTATCCGCCGTTGTAGCAACCACGCATGTAGAAACAAATGTAAATGCTACTGTAAAACAAATGCTCGCACTGCCGTACGATGTGCCGTTTGTAATGGGCGGCAACGATGGCTGTCTCGCCAATCTTGGTTGTGGTGCACTTACACCAGGTACGGCTGTGTTAACACTGGGCACCAGTGGCGCGGTGCGGCTAACAATTCCTGCACCTGCAATAAAACCGTTGAATGGATTGTTCCGCTACATTCTTACAAAAGACCTGTATGTAACAGGCGGACCAATAAACAACGGCGGTGCTGCACTTGAGTGGTTTGCTACCAACATGCTGCAGAAGCCATTGAATGAAGGTGACAACTTTAATGATGTAATGCAACTGGCTGCCACTGCAGATGCCGCCAGCGAAGGTGTTTTTTTTCAGCCTTACCTGTTGGGAGAACGTGCACCCGTGTGGGACGAAGACAGTTGTGGTATATTCTACGGTTTAAAAGCCCATCACAAACCGGCGCATCTTACAAGGGCTGTTATTGAAGGTATTTCTTTTTCATTATTGCAGATCATGCAAAACATCGAACAGCAAAACAACGATATTGGCGCTGTTTACATCAGCGGCTTTGTTACGCAGTCAGATTTCTGGCTGCAATTGCTGGCAGACATGTTTGGCAAAAAAGTGATCTTGAATGACATTGCAGATGCATCGGCATTGGGTGCCGCTTTTATAGGTATGACCGCTACGGGTTTTGTAAAGGATATCACTGATGTAAAGCAGTTTATCTCCACTGACAAGGTGTTTCATCCAAACCCCGCCGTGCATGGTGTTTATGAGAAAAGTTTCCGGAAGTACTTGCAAATCTACCCAGCCATGCAGCATATAAGTAAAGAGATAATGTAGCCGGCTGTTATGCTTCTATCGGCTGTGGTTGTGTCACTCACTTGTACTGCACCGCTTTACTGAACAACGATACTGCAATACCAACAGCGTTAATTTCAAATAAGGCTTTAAATATAATTTCCGTTGAATGCGCATGCGCATTCAACGGAAATTGCATGATTTTCTTATGCGTATTGATCGCGTAAAGCTTTTACTTCGTTGTGAGAAGCAAGCAAAACAGCCCGTTGTTTCTCGAGCATTTCACGGATGTAAGCAGGCAGATGTTCTGAAGAAAGTGCATCTTCATACGCTCTTTGCGCAGCATCTTCGCCAAATTCACAGCTTTCAAGAATAGCATGACTGCTTTTTGCTGTAAAGGCAGCTTTAACATCCATCCATACACGGTAAATTTTTCCTCTGTTTGTGGTACCGGTTTCCATGTCTTTCCCTAACACCTGCACTTCTGTTCCCAGTTCCAGTTTGCATTGATGACTTTGGCCAACAAGCCCGGTGAAGAGTATTTTAAGATCTTCGTCTTCATCTTTCAATTCTTTTACTGCTTTTTCATATCCAACAATACGGTCGTTGTGAATTTCTATCAGATCGTTGAGGATTTCTGCAGTTTCTGCTGAATTATTCATAATAAATATTTTCATTAAAGCTTAAACTATCGTGCCACCATTCTGCAAAGCCGCGTTAAGTGATGGTTTGCCGCCCGGGCACTTGCCCGGAAGGTTTGATTTTTGTTACACAAATGATTATGCCTTTTGCAAAATTTGATTACAGTCTTGACTACAAAAATCTTGACCTGCGTAAGCAGCCCGGGTTGTACAGAACAGGTTTGGGTGAGCAGGGCGTGTTGCTGGCAGAACCCTATAAATCTGAAATACTGCCCTATTGGAAATTTAAAACACCAAAGGAAGCTAAAACATCAGCCAAAAAAATATACGCGCTGTTTCTTGGCTATAGAAAACAACATGATTTTATAGGTATGGATATGGCAAGAAAATTTATCCAGATGGGGTTTACACGCAGCCGTCGTTACGCCAATCATAAGTCTGGCAAAAAATACAAAGGCCCGGTACCTGCAGATAAGAAAGGTAAAAGTGGCAGCCATGGCCGGGAGCAATTGCCATTGCAAATCGATGAAGCCAAGGCAGAGAGCGCACTTATTTTTAAATCATTCTTAGAACGGGTAAAGCGCGACAAAACATACATGCATGCCTTAGCTGCACATAAGGAGCAATACAAAACAAAATAACGAAGGCCTGTATTATACGATATTGGCAGATGCCTGCGCATTCATCCATTTCTCTATCAGCATAGGATAAAATGATAGTGCCAAAGGCAATTCATATAGTTCATTTAAAGTAAACCATGCAAGTGCCGTATGCTCATCTGAAGTATTAGCAGGCTGTCCTTCCCATGCAGTGATCATGTAAATATGATAGGTGAAATAATCCTGGTTGTTTGCATCCCACACATCTGTAACGGTAAGCAGTTCTGCATTTTTTACAATGATACCGGTTTCTTCAAAAGTTTCTCTTATCAATGTATCATAAATATCTTCACCGGTTTCTGCATGTCCGCCGGCAATATCCCATACGCCGGGTGCCCATTTCTTTTTTGCTGAGCGCCTGCCGAACAAAAACCTGTTTTCTTTCATGATAAAACCTCCTGCACAAATCTTCAGCTTGCCCATTGTTTGCTTTTATAATTGTTGTGCAAAGACCGTGCATGATTGTATTTGATAGCCGGCCATAAAGCAGACTTTGAAAACGGCGCATGCTTTACCATGCCGACGCACTTGCTGCAGTACAAGTGAGTGACACAACAGGCGATGATAGTAGCAATGCAGCTTACTACATTATAAATACAATACAGGTTTGGCTTATAACTTGATTAACTTATTTACAACTGTTTGAATGCAAAAACAATTTTCACTTTAACCTTATGGAATTGAGAAATAATTACAGGCGCTTTGCGATTATTGGCGGAGGCCCTTCGGGTATGTTTATGTTTAAAAGACTTATTGAATCAGGACTGGAAAACTTAGACATAACCATCTATGAAGCCAGCGAAAGCCTTGGTAAAGGGATGCCTTACAGCCATACCGGTGCAAACCATGAGCATATAACCAATGTGTCTGACAACGAAATACCAGCGCTTGTAACATCTGTTGAAGACTGGCTGCATAGCGCACCAACAGAAGTTTTAAAGGCATTTGACATAACGCCTGCGAAGTTTAACGAGTACAAAGTTTTACCCAGGCTCTTTTTTGGAGAATATCTTTCCGCACAATTTGAACTGCTGATTAAACTGGCAACAAAAAAGAAAATAAAAGTGCAGGTGCATTTGAATACGCCGGTTGAAGATGTGTCAGACAATATGATAAGTGAAAAAGTGACCGTTACTGCTGGGGAAAGCACCACCGTTTTTGATGCAGTCATCATTTGCACCGGTCACAACTGGCCGTTGAAAAACGAAGGCAAAATTCCCGGGTATTTTGATTCACCTTATCCGCCTTCGAAACTGGCCAGGCAGGTGAATTTTCCTGTTGCAATTAAAGGTGCTTCGCTAACTGCGATAGATGCTGTGCGTACGCTTGCAAGAAGCAATGGCAGCTTTTACAAAAACAAAGATGGCATGTTGTGTTATAAAGTGCATGAAAATAGTGAAGGCTTTAAAATTGTATTGCATTCAAAAGATGGATTATTGCCTGCAGTGCGCTTTCACCTCGAAGACTCGCACCTTTCAAATGAATCTATGCTAACAAGCGATGCATTAAAAAAACACATGCAGCAAAACGACGGGTTTGTATCGCTGGATTACCTGTTTGAATGGAATTTTAAAGAGCCGATCAGGAAGCATGACCCTGCATTTTATGATGAGATAAAAGACATGACACTGGAAGCTTTTGTAGAAAGCATGATGGATATGCGTGAAAACATAGACGCTTTTAACCTGCTGAAAGCGGAGTACACAGAAGCGGAACAATCCATTAAAAGGAGGCAGTCTGTGTATTGGAAGGAAATGCTGGCGGTATTAAGCTTTGCGATGAATTACCCGGCGAAACATTTGTCTGCCGAAGATATGCTACGATTGAAGAAAGTGCTGATGCCGCTTATTTCTATTGTAATAGCCTTTGTACCGCAGAGTTCCTGCCGCGAAATTATTGCACTGCATGATGCCGGTGTTTTATCACTGATAGCGGTTGACGAAAAAAGTGATGCCAAACCGCATGATGAAGAAGGTGCGGTCTATCACTATGATCATAATGGTGAAAAAAGTGAGACGCATTATAGAATGTTTGTCGATTGTGTAGGCCAGCCACATTTATCTATTAAAGATTTTCCTTTTGAAAGCCTCGTAAAGAACGGAACATTATCGCCAGCAAGAATCAGGTTCAGGTCTGAAGAGGAAGGCCGCAATGCTATGCAAAATGGCAATAAACAGGTAGAGGCTGATGCCGGCGGCGCTTATTTTTTACAGGTGCCAGGTATAACAATAGATGACCAGTTTCGTGCAGTTGACATGTATGGCGCTGTGAATGATCGTGTGTATATCATGGCGGTGCCTTATATCGGTGGTTACAATCCTGATTATTCGGGGCTGGATTTTGGTGAAGCGGCCTCTGAGAAGATAATGACCGGCATCGAAAACGCTCACAGGAAGGCGAACGTTGACGGTCAGCTATCACCCGACCATTTATCTACGGCGTCCGGTTTAAAATAACCAAGGTGTATCTCATCTTCGGATAGTCCTTCCTGCAGTTGTAGCGATACATGATACTGCTGCCTCATGCCGGCAGGCAGGATGTCCTGTATTTCGTACACGTCATCTACATCTACCCCGTACTTATCATCGATATGTGCGGGTGCACCCTTAAAACCTGTGTGCCTGTAAAACGCTGTTTGCTTTGCCTGCCTGATGGCATCTCCCTTACTGGTTGCAGCTGCAATTATCTTGTAATGAAATTCCTCGAATTCACCATGCCGGTAGCCGCCGAGGTTCAGGAAGAAAAGCCTCGTATTATTTGCTGGCGGTGCCTCGGTTGTAACATGCACGCCAAAACCCGCTACGTTGCTCACTACACGCCATGCATCAATATGTAATGAACGGCCTGCTTCCGGCCACCACTCAATAATACCCGGCAGCAGTTCTTTTACATTGCTACCGATCGCAAAGTACACATCATGTTGTTCGGTGTTGCGACCCGTTGGTAAACAACCGGCCAGGAACATATATAATCTGGGCATGCTTAAAATTTACGTAAGACGATTAATCTTCACCCTGTTCTTTTGGTATTTCGATATAAAAGGTTGTTCCTTTTTTTTCAGCACTTTCAAACCAGATTTTACCATTGTGCCACTCAATGATTTTCTTTATTATAGACATGCCCAGGCCTACTGATTTCTGCCCCTGCAGGCCTGGTCTGCCGGCTTTTGAAAATCTTTCAAAGAGATCTTTTTGCAAGTGTGTTGGAATACCAATGCCGTTATCTTTAATTGTGATCAGTACATCTGTTTCGCGGTCTGTAATGCTTATGTTGATGATACCGCCTTCCGGTGTAAATTTTATAGCATTGGAAAGCAGGTTTTGTATAACCTGTATAAATTTCGGTTCATCTACGTGCACAAACACTGGTTGCGTATTGGCAGATACAGTAACCGACCTGTTGAGTCTTGAACCCGCACGCTTAAACTCTTCCACAAAATTGTTGATCTTTTCTACGATGTCTATCCTCAATTTTACAAGTGCCGCTTCAAAAGTTTCCAAAAATTCTTTTTTCAAAAATTCCCTGATCAGTTTCAAACCTTTGTCACTGTTGGCAATGATCTTATCCAACATGTCTGCTATTGCCTGGTTGTTTAATTTTTGTCGGTCTGATTTTAACAATGCGGCACACATTTGAATATTTCCCAGCGGCGCTGCAAGATCGTGCGATAAGATCTCTAAAATCGAGTTTTTCTTTTCCGCAAACCTGTTCACTACAAACAACTGGTTTGATTCTTCAGTAATGTCATTGGCAATGCCGGCAATGTAATTATGTCCTTTGATATTTATCTGCCATGCTTCCACTTCCAGTGTGCGTATAATACTGTCGGGCAGCTTTATGCGCAACACAACATTTTGTATAAGCCCCTGCTCCATCACTTTTTGATAACCCTCCTTTGCATACGCCGCATCATCTTCATAAAGATATTCCAACAAAACATTTGCATTGTTTTTTATATGTTCATCGGTTAGGCGAAAAAAAAATTGCAATGCCCTGTTGAGGTAAACAAATTTTTTGTTGTCGATATCAAAAGCAAAACAAATGTGATTGGTACGGTCTATCAGTGCGGTAAAGATTGCTTGTTCGGGTACGTCTAAATCGTTCATTGCCGGCGTTTTTTTTGCTTATACAATAATTGCGCCTTTTACGCCGGCAGGCAGATGACGTTAGAAAGATTTTATTATCTGTACCGGCTTATATGCCGGCGATAATGATGGAACGGGCAGCAGGAATATTCCTCATCCCGGTTGTGTCACTCACTTGTGCTGCATAACGCTATGCAACAACGATACTGCGGTTGCGAACAATAATCAGTCTAAATCGGTAATCAAAAAAATTACACTCAGAATATCAATTTTTTTTAATACATAATCATTTATTGATTTCCGCCAATACCCGGTGCGTAAGGAAAGCTAAGGCTTTTGTAATAATCAAGTATTTTACCGGGGCGCTCCAATGCCGCAGGAATTTGCATACCTGAAAAGGTTTGAAAATATAGCACACAGGCATTGCGCCACCATATGGCCTCTTCTTTTTGAATACCGAGCAGCATCTTTACCTGCTTAAAACGTTCCTCATCCACTATATTCTTCACGCTTTCCCATTGCCTTTGCATCCACGCCACACTGTCTGCACCGCTATAATACCTGTAGCAAAGTGCTTCCCACAGATTATTGCCTGATTGCATCATGTGCGTCCATGGAACATGATGAAACCACAACATAAATTGCTCATCACAACTTTTCAGATTACCAAATTTCCCGGCAATTACCGTATTGTATTGCGCAATAGCATTACTACCTTTTGGGGTACGGTCAAAACCAACACCGTTCTTATCAGCCTTGTGAAAGTAAACAGGGTTCCAGTCTGCTCTTTCTGCTTTATTGTACCATGGCGCAGGTCCGTAATGGTGGCTGTAGCCCATGAGGTGATGCAATCCCAACGGCGTCATGTAGTTTACACAAATCTCCCTCGAATCAAGCATCATGGGTTTGACTGCCTTCAAAAACATATTGTCATTAGTGAATGTTTGCCGCAACCACTCATCAGCAATCTCACTTGCTGATAAGGTGTAATCCCAGGCCAGTCGCCCGAGCGCATACCAGTTAGCCTGTGCAAAGGGATGACCCGTCCAGTTGATGTCACTGCCGATATTCGACACACCTGCCATGCCGGAGAGCACATGCTGCTCCAGCGAACCATCAACGATCTTAGCTACCTGCGAGCCTTTCCCCTTTGCATAGGTATCCGCATCCAGGCATTCTTTGAATAACGGCGCAAGAAATACAAGGTGTGTCGAAAAGCCTAGGTATTCCTGTGTTAGCTGAAATTCCATCATCAATGGCGTTGCGGGCATTGCCCCAAACAAGGGATGAAAAGGCTCCCGTGGCTGAAAATCAACCGGGCCGTTTTTTACCTGCACAAGCACATTATCACTAAACTTTCCATCGAGTGGCTGAAACTCGTTATAAGCCTGCTTAAACCTGTCATCGTCATTATTATTATATACAAATGCTCGCCAGATAACTATCCCACCATGTGGCTTTAATGCCGCTGCCAGCATATTTGCACCGTCGGCATGAGACCGGTTGTAGTTCTGCGGGCCAGGCTGCCCTTCAGAATTTGCCTTCACAAGAAAACCGCCAAAGTCTGGTATATAACTGTACAATTCATCTGCCTTCTGCTGCCAGAATGCCTGTACACCTGCATTAAGGGGATCGGCTGTTTCCAGGTTACCAATTTCTATTGGAGCACTGAACCTCGCTGACAAATAAACTTTTATACCATAAGGCCTGAAGACAGCTGCAAGCGCCGCAACTTTTTCCAGATACGCCGGTGATAAAATGACGGCATTTGCATTTACATTATTTAATACTACACCGTTTATGCCAACCGACGCATTAGCCCTTGCGTAATCAATATAGCGCTGATCTATGTAACCCGGTAACTTATGCCAGTTCCATATCGACATGCCGGCGTAACCTCTTTCTACTGTACGATTGAGGTTGTCCCAATGATTGAGCATACGCAGCTTAACCTTTGGTACGCTCGTAATGTTAAGTGTATTGATCTGCTGGTTTGTTTGTAATAACCGCAGCAAGGCAAAACAACCATATAGTACACCAACATCCCGGGTTGCCGTAACTACAATGATCTTTCTACCCTTGTACATAGCAGTTTTTATGATAAAACCCTCCTTACCTGTTTTATCTGTTTCTTCCGTGCTGATGATTGAGGATATAATCTTGTTCTGAGCCGTACCGGCTACCACACTCCCATCCTGAATGGCGTTTGTCTGTACAATCTCTTGTCCCATTAGCCCCTGCAACCCCTGCAGCAACTCTGCTGCGGCTGCATTTAACACCTGCGATGTTGCATCAAAATGTATAGCTGTAATGTTTTGCCGGTAATGTTTCAGCAATGCGGCGTCCGTTATGCTGTCGTACCGTAACCACAACCTGTACCCATCTTCAGCCTGCAACAAAACGGCGTAGAATAGGGTTACTAAAAGAACCACTGCTTTTTTGATCATCTGCCTGCTTTAATATTGTTATGTTAGGGCTGTTTACTCCTGCGTTCCATAAGTTCTTTCCATGTTGTAAGAATAATATGTTCGTCTTCCAGCGCTTTTTTAAATACAGGGTCCTGCATTACCAGTAAATCACCTCTGCGCACCGGGCCGGAATCTGAAATATGTGAAAACACTTCAGTGGTTGCAGTGCAATGCATGATCATCATTGTAATACCGGGCTTAAACGTTTTGATAGCTTCCACATACCGCTGTGTTTTCCACGCCTGTAATTTCTTATCGTCATTTTTTACATCGTCCGGTACTTTCCAATCGTATGTTTCGTTGTGCAAATCATCCAATACGGGCAATCCGGCATTCCACAATACTGTGCCCACGCCGCGCAACTGGTATAGCTGTTCCTGTGGCATCTTCATCTGCACAGCTATCAAAGCGTTATGTCCGCCGGGCATCATTACGGGTATCTTATTTTCAATGCCAAGTCTTATGTACATCTGCAAAAAACCAAGATTGGCAAACAATGTACCCATATGGCTGTCCATATGTGTTGGCGTAAAGCCCATCTCTTTTGCACGCTCAAGCTGTGCTTTTATTTCAGCATACACCTCTTCTGGTTTTGCATGGCTTACCACATCTGCTACCGAATGCCACAAGGCGCCTTCATGATCTACCAGGCCGGGCACTTTTGGTTTACCCAGCAACGGCCCCCAGCGGTATTGCTTCCATTCTGATGTAAGGGTAAGGTGCAGCCCCGCATCAACCTTTGGGTGTTGTTGTAAAAACTGTACAAAACCAGGCACCCACGGGCAAGGCATCATTACGCTGACAGAATTTGCAACGCCTTTGGTAATGGCATTTGCTGCGCCTTCATTAGAATCGAAACTCATGCCTGCATCGTCCACATGCAGTATTACCACTTTAGCTCCTTTGGGATAGCCCAGTTTTTCTGCATATGTTACCGAGTCTAATTTTTGTGCAAAGCTGCCGAGGCAGCAGCAAATAAATATTACCAACAGGCACTTAGGTTTCATAAATCGTAATTATAATTTGAAGGTCTGAATTTTATTTGGTTATCAGCATTGGAATATATGGCATCGGCTGTTGCCACGCTCGGTTCATCGTTCCGTTTTTATGGCGACTGCGGCGATCCTTTTACAATGCCTGTTTTGTACAAAACTTTTACTGTAAAAAAACACCTCGTATGCACGGTAGATAAAACACCATTCACAGCCTCCGCTTCGTGATCAATAAAGTTATAGCGTACAAGAGTGCGACGCAACAGGCGATGCCATAAAATACAAAAGCCCGGCCCAACATCATTTCTTACTGTACTTATGCTTATATTGCCGTTAATCAGTTATGAAGCAGGTGGTGTAAGCAAGGCAAAACGTTTGGCTGGTTATTGAACCGGTAAGCAATACATTGACGATGCGCTGCAAGCTTTTTAACTGCACGTAAACCAACACAACAAAAACGATACTTGCTATGAATAAAAACAAACTGCTGCTTTGGTCTGTTGTTGCTGCACTGGCCGGTTTTATATTTGGTTTTGATACAGTGGTTATCTCCGGCGCGAATCAACCTATTAAAGATTTGTGGCATACCAGCCCGTGGTTCCATGGTTTTTTTATTATGTCTATGGCTTTGTGGGGCACCGTTATAGGGGCCATATTTGGCGGCATTCCAACAGAGAAATTTGGCAGAAAAAAAGTGTTGTTGTGGATTGGTATTTTATTCAGCGTATCTGCCATTGGCTCAGCGGTTGCGCAGGATCCGTATACGTTTTCTTTTTTCAGGTTTATTGGTGGCCTGGGTATCGGGGTTTCGTCTGTAGCGGCACCCACCTATATATCTGAGATCTCTACCGCCAAAACACGTGGCAGGCTTGTGGGCATGTACCAGTTCAATATTGTTTTTGGTATTCTCATTGCTTACTTTTCCAACTTTTTATTAAAAGGTGTGGGTGGCGATAATGACTGGCGCTGGATGCTGGGCGTAATGGCCATTCCTTCCCTCGTTTATACCATTATGGTGTTTAGCGTACCTGAAAGTCCGCGCTGGCTTATTTCGGTGAAACAGCAAATAGCCAAAGCAAGAGAGATTCTTGTATTGATCGGCAATGAAAATCCTGATACAACTATTGCTGAAATACAAAGTGCCAACAAGACTGCGGCAAGCAGCAGCCAGCTGTTTAACAAACAGTACAGCAAGGTGGTTTGGCTTGCATTCTTCATTGCTTTTTTTAACCAATGGAGTGGCATTAATTTTATTTTATACTATGCACCGGAAATTCTGCAGCGTGCAGGTATTGCATCAAAAGATTCGCTGGCGAGTTCTATTGCATTGGGTGGTACCAACCTGGTATTTACGTTTGTAGGGTTATACCTGATAGATCGTATAGGCCGGAAGCAACTGATGATAGTTGGCTCGCTCGGTTATATTGTAAGCCTTAGTGCCGTAGCCTGGTGCTTCTACAGCGAAGCGGGTAATGTGCCATTGCTTATTTCTTTAATGGTATTTATTGCTTCTCATGCAATTGGCCAGGGCGCCGTGATCTGGGTCTTTATTTCTGAAGTTTTTCCCAATAACATCCGTGCGCTGGGTCAGTCTTTCGGAGCCAGTGTACATTGGGTATTTGCTGCCATTATTACCTTGATAACACCCGTTTTCCTGGATGAAAAAAATGGCATTTATGCAGAGAACCCATACCCTATTTTTATATTTCTTGCATTTATGATGGTGCTGCAACTGGTGTGGGTGCTTACCAAAATGCCGGAGACAAAAGGCACATCGCTGGAAGACCTGGAAAAACGTTTTATTCACTAAAGAACACGGGGTAGATTAATTTAATATTCCTGCTTTTTCAAACGGCTGAAAGCTTTACGCACCAGCATTTGCTGTATAAAGGAGGGCGTAAACCTGCTGATGTTATAAATAAACCTGTTACAGCGGCCGGGAATAATTGTTGCGTAACCTTTCAGCATTTTATCGATCGATTCTTTTGCAACCTGGCATGGCTGAAGGATAGATGCTTTGGCCAGGCCTTTTAATTCTTTGTTACTTGCAATAGTATTGGCGTTACTGTCAATACCGCCGGGGCAAA encodes the following:
- a CDS encoding polysaccharide deacetylase family protein; the protein is MKPKCLLVIFICCCLGSFAQKLDSVTYAEKLGYPKGAKVVILHVDDAGMSFDSNEGAANAITKGVANSVSVMMPCPWVPGFVQFLQQHPKVDAGLHLTLTSEWKQYRWGPLLGKPKVPGLVDHEGALWHSVADVVSHAKPEEVYAEIKAQLERAKEMGFTPTHMDSHMGTLFANLGFLQMYIRLGIENKIPVMMPGGHNALIAVQMKMPQEQLYQLRGVGTVLWNAGLPVLDDLHNETYDWKVPDDVKNDDKKLQAWKTQRYVEAIKTFKPGITMMIMHCTATTEVFSHISDSGPVRRGDLLVMQDPVFKKALEDEHIILTTWKELMERRSKQP
- a CDS encoding sugar porter family MFS transporter, with the translated sequence MNKNKLLLWSVVAALAGFIFGFDTVVISGANQPIKDLWHTSPWFHGFFIMSMALWGTVIGAIFGGIPTEKFGRKKVLLWIGILFSVSAIGSAVAQDPYTFSFFRFIGGLGIGVSSVAAPTYISEISTAKTRGRLVGMYQFNIVFGILIAYFSNFLLKGVGGDNDWRWMLGVMAIPSLVYTIMVFSVPESPRWLISVKQQIAKAREILVLIGNENPDTTIAEIQSANKTAASSSQLFNKQYSKVVWLAFFIAFFNQWSGINFILYYAPEILQRAGIASKDSLASSIALGGTNLVFTFVGLYLIDRIGRKQLMIVGSLGYIVSLSAVAWCFYSEAGNVPLLISLMVFIASHAIGQGAVIWVFISEVFPNNIRALGQSFGASVHWVFAAIITLITPVFLDEKNGIYAENPYPIFIFLAFMMVLQLVWVLTKMPETKGTSLEDLEKRFIH